The genomic stretch TTTACAAAGTTCAATCACATTAAATTATAGTAATGATGTAATAGCTACTTTAATATATTCAATAAACTCAATTACGGATAGCAGAGCTGTTATAGCTGGTACGGATGGTTATATTGTTATTGAAAATGTTAATAATCCTCAGAATATATATGTTTTTTCAAAAGAAAGGAAATTATTAGATAGTTATTATAAAAATGATGGTATTAAAGGTTATGAATATCAATTAAAATCAATTGTAAAATCTATAAGTAATGGAGAAATAGAATGCAAAGATATGCCGCATAATGAAATTTTAGAAGAAATGAAATTAGTTGATATTATCACAGAACAGAACAGAAACAGAACAGAACAGAACAGAACAGAACAGAACAGAACAGAACAGAACAGAACTAATATAATTATTTTAACTATATATTATTCTATTAAAAAGTCAATACATAAAAAACGTATTGACTTTTTTTATTTTAAAAATTCAGGAGTAAATTATGAATAAGTGTTTAATAGGTTATACAGGTTTTGTAGGAAGTAACATATTGCTTAAATCAGATTTTGAATTCAAATATAATTCAAAAAATATAAATGATATTAAAAATAAAAAATTTGATTTATTAATCTGTTCATCAATACCAGCCGATATGCAGCTTGCTAATACTAATCCAGAAAAAGATTTATCAAATATTAAAGAATTACTAAATATATTAAGCACTGTAAAAGCTAATAAAGCTGTATTAATATCAACTATAGCAGTATATCCTCAGCCTGCTATTTATGATGAAAATAGTAATGATTTTATTAGTGATTCTGATTACGGAAAAAATAGAAAAATAGCAGAAGATGAATTTGCTAATATTTTTAATAATTCTCATATAATAAGATTGCCTGCATTATTTGGTAGAAATTTAAAAAAGAATTTTATATATGATATAATAAATCCTGAGCCAGCATTTTTTACAGAAAAAAAAATTGAAACAATAAAAGATAAGATAGTTTTTTCAAAAAGATATTATAAATTTGACTTAGAAAAAAAGAGATATGTATTTGATAAAAATAGTGCAATTGAAGATAAGGTATTAAATATAATAAGAAAAGAGTTATTTGATATCAATGAAACATCATTGCAATTTACTAATTCTGAAAGCACTTTTCAATTTTACAATTTAGATAATTTGTATAGTGATATATTAAAATCAATAGAATATAATATTTATAGGCTTAATATATGTTCTGCCCCTATTTCAGCAAGAGATCTTATGAAAAATATTTTTAATAAAGAATTTATTTCCAACAATGCAAAATTATATAATTATAATATGAAAAGTATATATGCTGATAAATGGGAAAATGATAAACAGTATTTATACAGTGAAAAAAATATATATGATGATTTAAGAGAATTTTTTAAATTAAATGGAGTATTATGATGAAATTATGTATATCTGCTTTAGCTTGGAATATAAAAAATAAAGACAAGGTTTATAATTTTTTATCGAAAAAAGGAATAAAATTTATAGAAATAGTACCGTTTAAAATATCAAAATTAGGTTTATATGATGAGTACAATAATTATATTAAATTAAAAAGAGAATGGGAAAATTTTGGATTACAAGCCGTCTCTATGCAAAGTTTGCATTTTGGATTAAGTAATTGTTCATTATTCAATTCTGAAATTGAAAGAAAAAAACTATATGAATATACATTAAAGTCTATAGAGATTGCTTCTACATGTGGTATAGAGCATATAGTATTTGGTTCTCCAAAATTGAGAGTTATTCCTTATAATATGCCCTATGATAAAGCTAATGATATAGCTTTGGAATTCTTTACAAAATTAAATGATGATGCTATTAAATATAATGTTGTAATTGGTTTAGAGCCTAATTCTAAAGAATATGGTACTAATTTTTTAACTAATACTAAAGATACATTTGATTTTATCAAAAAAATAAATTTAAAAAATATAAAAATAAATTTAGATTTAAGTACTATAATTTTAGAAAATGAAAATATATCACAATCCATAGATTTAGTAAATTCATTGAATTATAGCTTTCATTGTCATATAAGCATACCTTATTTAAAAAATAATTATGTAGATTATAAAAATAATTTAATAGAATATTTTTCAAAATTAAAAAATTCTAGAGTTAATCACTGTTCAATAGAAACTGTAATAAATAATGATAGTGAGATAGAAAATATTAATATTATAAATAAAATAATTGATTTTATAGAATCAATATAAAAGGAAACAATTTAATATGTTGAGAGAAATACCCTATTATAAAATAGAAGAATTTTTTAATAAAAAACATAAATATTGTGTAGGTATTCCATTATTGAATGAGGGTGAAAGAATACAAAAAGAATTGAAATCTATGTTAGATAATGATATACCAAATATAGCAGATATTATTATATTTGATGGCGGCAGTAATGACGGATCTACTAATGAAGATTTTCTAAAAAGTGTAAATGTAAGAACTCTTCTTATAAAAACTGGTGAAGGAAAACAAGGAGCACAGTTTAGGATGGGATTTGATTATATTTTAAATCAAGGATATGAAGGTATAATAACTATAGATGGAAATAATAAAGATGGGGTGGAATATATAAAAGATTTTATTAAAAAATTAGAAGAAGGATATGATTTTATACAAGGTTCAAGATTTATAAAAGGAGGTATTCATAAAAATACACCAATATCAAGATATTTAGCTGTTAAATTAGTGCATGCTCCTTGGATTAGTTTTATGTCAGGTTTTAAATATACTGACACTACATCAGCATACAGAGGTATTTCTAAAAAATTATTATTAGATGAAAATATTAATATATTTAGAAATATATTTTCAGGATATGAATTATTATTTTATATGTCTGTAATGGCACCAAAATTAAATTATAAAGTTTGTGAAATTCCTGTATCAAGGATATACCCTAAAAATATTAAAACTCCTACAAAAATAACTTTTTCAGGTAATTTTAATATCATTAAAACTTTATATAAAATACATATGGGTTTTTATAATATTATAATAAAATAGTTATTAGATAAAATTGATTAATTAAAAAAGTAATATTAGAAAATAGAAGATTTAAGTATAATTCTATTAATTAATAATATATTAAAATAATATTGATAAAATATAATCTAGGCTATATAATATAAGCAATAATAATTTTAAGGAGATTTTATTAATGAAGTTTTTTATAGATACTGCTAATGTTGATGAAATTAGAAAAGCTAATGATATGGGAGTTATTTGCGGAGTTACTACAAACCCTTCTCTAATAGCTAAAGAGGGAAGAGATTTTAAAAAAACTATAGAAGAAATTACTACTATAGTTGACGGACCTATATCTGGTGAAGTGAAAGCTACTACTGAAAAAGCGGAAGATATGATAATAGAAGCCAGAGAAATTGCTAAAATACACAAAAATATGGTAGTAAAAATTCCTATGACATCAGAAGGATTAAAAGCAGTTAAAGTACTTTCTAAAGAAGGAATAAAAACAAATGTTACTTTAATCTTTTCTGCTAATCA from Brachyspira murdochii DSM 12563 encodes the following:
- a CDS encoding Rossmann-fold NAD(P)-binding domain-containing protein, producing MNKCLIGYTGFVGSNILLKSDFEFKYNSKNINDIKNKKFDLLICSSIPADMQLANTNPEKDLSNIKELLNILSTVKANKAVLISTIAVYPQPAIYDENSNDFISDSDYGKNRKIAEDEFANIFNNSHIIRLPALFGRNLKKNFIYDIINPEPAFFTEKKIETIKDKIVFSKRYYKFDLEKKRYVFDKNSAIEDKVLNIIRKELFDINETSLQFTNSESTFQFYNLDNLYSDILKSIEYNIYRLNICSAPISARDLMKNIFNKEFISNNAKLYNYNMKSIYADKWENDKQYLYSEKNIYDDLREFFKLNGVL
- a CDS encoding sugar phosphate isomerase/epimerase family protein yields the protein MMKLCISALAWNIKNKDKVYNFLSKKGIKFIEIVPFKISKLGLYDEYNNYIKLKREWENFGLQAVSMQSLHFGLSNCSLFNSEIERKKLYEYTLKSIEIASTCGIEHIVFGSPKLRVIPYNMPYDKANDIALEFFTKLNDDAIKYNVVIGLEPNSKEYGTNFLTNTKDTFDFIKKINLKNIKINLDLSTIILENENISQSIDLVNSLNYSFHCHISIPYLKNNYVDYKNNLIEYFSKLKNSRVNHCSIETVINNDSEIENINIINKIIDFIESI
- a CDS encoding glycosyltransferase family 2 protein, translating into MLREIPYYKIEEFFNKKHKYCVGIPLLNEGERIQKELKSMLDNDIPNIADIIIFDGGSNDGSTNEDFLKSVNVRTLLIKTGEGKQGAQFRMGFDYILNQGYEGIITIDGNNKDGVEYIKDFIKKLEEGYDFIQGSRFIKGGIHKNTPISRYLAVKLVHAPWISFMSGFKYTDTTSAYRGISKKLLLDENINIFRNIFSGYELLFYMSVMAPKLNYKVCEIPVSRIYPKNIKTPTKITFSGNFNIIKTLYKIHMGFYNIIIK
- the fsa gene encoding fructose-6-phosphate aldolase, with product MKFFIDTANVDEIRKANDMGVICGVTTNPSLIAKEGRDFKKTIEEITTIVDGPISGEVKATTEKAEDMIIEAREIAKIHKNMVVKIPMTSEGLKAVKVLSKEGIKTNVTLIFSANQALLAARAGAAYVSPFIGRLDDISIDGLELIRTISDIFATHAIETEIISASVRHPIHVTECALAGADIATVPYSVIVQMTKHPLTDQGIEKFKKDYEAVFGK